The DNA segment ATTGTTGCGCGATGTTGGATGCGTTTTTTATAGTCGTAATTTTACTGATGAATACGAAAAAGTACGTCAAAAAGTGCTATGTGATGGATTATGTTTGTGTGCAGCAGAAGAAAAGTACATGAAGATGAACCATGCAGAACTTGGTGGACGTATTTTGAAATGGCTCGGATTTCCTGCTTCAATGGAAAAAAGTGTACAAGAACACCATACCGCATCCACTGATATAACCACAAAAGAACATGCTGTAATGCATATTGCAGAAATAGTAGCAAAAGCACTTACATTTGATCCTGTCTATGATGTTCCGGCCCCAGTAGTAAATGCTGCTGCTTGGGAGATGTTAAATATTACGGAAGCTACTTTTACCGATTTTGTGAAGATGATTTATATTAAGTCTAAAGAAATTATACGGTTGGCATATGCAGAATAAGACAGAACCTGTCGGTGTAGAGTACCTTAAAGACAGGGTCGTAAGGTTGGAGGATCAGGCACGATTTACTCTTGATGCTTTGGAACTTGCGGCGTCTCTCGGTGATTTTCAAGTGAGCATCAGCTCGCTGCACGAACCGACACTGTTGTTGCATGAGGCAGTTTCTCGAGCGGCTACAATTACACCTTTTACTGCAGCCGCTGTATATCTTGTGGATGAGGGCACATCCGATTTTTATCTGGCGTATTCAGACCAACATGACTGGAATGATAGAATAGAAGCTGCAATTAATTTGTTTATTGATAGCGGAATGTTTTCGTTTGCCCTTAGGGAAGGACGTCCTGTGGTTGTACATGCGGATGATCTGCAGCGCAGGGTTCTGCTTCATGTTCTGGAAACTTCTTCTCGTGTGCGTGGGATGTTTATCGGGGTTTTTCCTGAAGATACTAAAAACCTCACTGCTATCGAGATGGCACTGCTTTCTATTGTATGTAAGAATTGTGCATCTTCTGTGGAAGTTTTTGAGCTATATAAGTGTTTCCGAAGTGGCGGCGAGGATGTTGTAGCTTTTTCTGACTCGCTTCCGACCGGAGTGTTGGATATAGATGAAAGCGGGCGCATTCTTTTTGCAAATAAGATTGCCGGAAAATTGTTAGGCAGTGTCGCTGCGCCGCAAAAAAAGCATTTTATTGATTTTTTGGTGCCTGAAGAGCGGGATCGAGTTGAGTCTCTTTTAATAAGCTGTTTTGCATTAGGTGTACCTGTACGTGAATACCAAACAGAAACACTTGCAAGACCTCAAAGTACAATGCGAACGCAAACCGTGCTCGAGACAGTGGAAGGAAGAAAGGTCGTAACTCTTCATGTTACTTCGTTAAAGCGAAATGGTGCTATTGTTATGCGAGGAGTGTTGGCTCCGGCAGATGAAATGGTAACAGGAGTTGCACAGACAAAAGCTATTTAGTTCAGCAACTTCAATATTGTATTTTACTTTCTTTTTTTTTATTGTTTGCGTTGGATGTGTAAACAAAGGGACATACTATGCAGATTGAAATTAAATGTTTTGCCACACTTTCTGATTTTACGCCGGAAGGAAATCTGCTCTCTGTTGATGATGGAACCACCATCAAACAGGTCATAGATCTCCTTGGTATTAAAGTTGAAGATGTGAAAATTATGTTCATTAACGGAAAGCACGAAGCGTTGGAAAGCGTGCTGAAAGAAGGAGACCGGCTTGGCCTTTTTCCTGCCGTTGGTGGCGGCTAACTGGATTGATGACAAAACCGCACTCTGCAGCATTACTTCGGAAATGTCTGACTCTCATGTAGGTCAGGCTATGCTTCGTTCTTGACATTTCCTCGTACCTTGCATTGCATGAATTTGTCTCAATCTGTGGAAAGAATATTTTGTAACCAATCTTACTTAATAGTTTTTTACTATAAAAAAAGCCCTTAACTATGTTAGTTGAGGGCTTTTTCTTTACCATTCTTCGGAACCGGAGTTTTGTAGGTCAACGGCAATACAACGGAGTAGGCCGTAGTCGTATTTACCGTGCAGGGCGGCGTGAGCTCCCTTTATACCTGTTCCTGTGCCAATAGCAGCAGCCACTTCGGCGCGGACAGATTCAATTTCATCTGCGGTTAACTGTGCCGTTACAGCGGCAAGTTCAATTTCTCCCAGTTCTACAGCTCGTGCAATATGTCCATAGATGGTGCCTGGAACAAGGCTGCGTTCTTCTGCTACACGTAGAATATTTCCATATTCTTTGAACAGGTCAATTGACTTCTGCACAGTGCCGGTAATTGCTTTTCCGGCTTCTTTTTTCTTTTGTTTGGCAGCAGCACGTTGCGGCATTGATGGAAGTGAGTTTGGTCTGCCGTGTTCTGCTTCAAAGTTAGTTAATATTGTTAGTATGAGGTCGCCGTACATGGCGAGTTTGGTTTGGCCAATGCCGTGAATATTGCATAGTTCATCCTTTTGCGTTGGACGGTATGCAACCAGTTCCAGCAGTGTCTTATCCGGCAATACCGAGTAGGGAGGAATATTTTGCTCGCGTGAAACTCGGGTGCGTTCCATTTTGAGAAGATCCAGTAACAGGTTTGCATCTGGAAGACGTAACGCATCCTGCATGGCTGCGTCTGTTTCTTTTTTGCTCACATGCTTTACAGCAGTTGCAGATAGAGATTCTCGTCGTAAAGATACAGTTTTTTCACTTCGGAGAATTTGCCAGCTGATATCATTCAGTTTAAGACTGCCGTTTTCGGGATCTGAGTCGAGCATTTGGAGAGCTACAAGCTGCCTGAACACACCTTTCCATGTCTCTTTGCCAAGGTCCTTACCGCAGGCAAATGTCTTAATGTGGTTGTGTTCGTGCTCTGTGACGCGTTTGGTAAGGTTTCCGATTAAAATATCTGCAAGATGTGTTGCACCAAATCGCTGGCCGGTTCTGTACACACAGGAGAGCGCTTTTTGTGCGGCAATGGTACCGTCCCATGTTTCAATTGGATACAGGCACGTGTCACAGTTGCCGCATTTTTCTTTTCTGTGTTCTCCGAAATACGAAAGGATAACGTTGCGGCGGCACTCTGTGGTTTCGACAAAGCCGAGGAGCGCATTAAATTTGTGTTGTTCGATGATGGCTCGGTTGGTCGAGGAACGTGTAATCATACGCCGTGCAAGGACGATATCCTGCAAGTTATATAGCAGGAGCGCATCTGCAGGAAGACCGTCACGACCGGCGCGGCCTGTTTCCTGATGATAAGCCTCAAGGCTTTTAGGCAACCCCAAGTGCACGACAAATCGTACGTTCGGCTTGTTTACTCCCATGCCGAATGCAATGGTGGCAACCATGATGACATTTTCTTCCATCATGAATCGGGACTGGTTGTGGTTGCGCTGGATGGCGCTCATTCCTGCATGGTACGGCAGGGCATTGAATCCTGCATCAGTAAGCTTTGCTGCGACGTCTTCTACTTTTTTACGTGACTGGCAATAAACAATGCCGGATTCATTCTTGTAGTTATTGCGAATAAAGCTGAAAAGCTGATCAAGCCCTCGCTCCCTGTTCTGGATTGAATAGGTGATGTTTGGACGGTCAAAACCTGTTGCAAAGACAGGAGCCTGCTGAAGGTGCAGCTGTTCAGCAATATCTTTTCGGGTAGGGCTGTCTGCTGTCGCCGTGAGGGCGATAACAGGTACTTGCGGGAAGTGTTCACGAAGGATGGAAAGACGTGTGTATTCCGGCCTGAAATCGTGTCCCCATTGGGATACACAGTGGGCTTCATCAATCGTGAAAAGTGCTGGTTGAATTGTGTCCAGAAGGGCGAGGAAAACCGGCGTAACGAGGCGCTCTGGAGCAACATACAGCATGTCCAGTTCGCCGTTACGGAGCTGTTGTTCCACCATGCTTTGTTCTTGCGGGCTTTGGCTCGAGTTGAGGAAGGCAGCACGAACTCCCATTTGTACCAGCTCATTGACTTGATCTTGCATAAGCGCAATCAGCGGGGACACAATGATGCCTGTTCCCTTACGAATGATGGATGGTAACTGGTAGCACAGCGACTTACCGCTGCCTGTTGGCATAATAACAAGCGCATCACCACCACCAATCATGTGGTTGATAATATCTTCTTGTTTGCCTCTGAAATCTCTAAAGCCGTACGTAGTCCGAAGAATGTCTAATGGAGTCTGGTTCATTGTTCCCTCTTGTGAGCGGGAAGATAGCGTATGAACGTATGGTTAGCAAAGCTTTTGAAGAATGCTTACGACACCGTTTGCATGGTATGGTATTACGTGGTGACTAATCTTTATTAAGTGTTTTTGCCCATGGGTAGTTAAGGAACCATCCGCTGGAGCACATGAAAGAATGTTTTGGACAGTCTTCTGGAGTAAGGAAGTCTGGCGATTCCGGAAGTTCTGATTCTGTGATGATTTCCCCACGGCATCGGCAGCCAAGGGAGTAAGGCGGCAGCATGGCGATAAGATCAGGATGGGATGCTGGAATAATTTTTCCGCAAAGGCT comes from the Halodesulfovibrio marinisediminis DSM 17456 genome and includes:
- a CDS encoding MoaD/ThiS family protein, whose amino-acid sequence is MQIEIKCFATLSDFTPEGNLLSVDDGTTIKQVIDLLGIKVEDVKIMFINGKHEALESVLKEGDRLGLFPAVGGG
- a CDS encoding GAF domain-containing protein, which produces MQNKTEPVGVEYLKDRVVRLEDQARFTLDALELAASLGDFQVSISSLHEPTLLLHEAVSRAATITPFTAAAVYLVDEGTSDFYLAYSDQHDWNDRIEAAINLFIDSGMFSFALREGRPVVVHADDLQRRVLLHVLETSSRVRGMFIGVFPEDTKNLTAIEMALLSIVCKNCASSVEVFELYKCFRSGGEDVVAFSDSLPTGVLDIDESGRILFANKIAGKLLGSVAAPQKKHFIDFLVPEERDRVESLLISCFALGVPVREYQTETLARPQSTMRTQTVLETVEGRKVVTLHVTSLKRNGAIVMRGVLAPADEMVTGVAQTKAI
- the recQ gene encoding DNA helicase RecQ; amino-acid sequence: MNQTPLDILRTTYGFRDFRGKQEDIINHMIGGGDALVIMPTGSGKSLCYQLPSIIRKGTGIIVSPLIALMQDQVNELVQMGVRAAFLNSSQSPQEQSMVEQQLRNGELDMLYVAPERLVTPVFLALLDTIQPALFTIDEAHCVSQWGHDFRPEYTRLSILREHFPQVPVIALTATADSPTRKDIAEQLHLQQAPVFATGFDRPNITYSIQNRERGLDQLFSFIRNNYKNESGIVYCQSRKKVEDVAAKLTDAGFNALPYHAGMSAIQRNHNQSRFMMEENVIMVATIAFGMGVNKPNVRFVVHLGLPKSLEAYHQETGRAGRDGLPADALLLYNLQDIVLARRMITRSSTNRAIIEQHKFNALLGFVETTECRRNVILSYFGEHRKEKCGNCDTCLYPIETWDGTIAAQKALSCVYRTGQRFGATHLADILIGNLTKRVTEHEHNHIKTFACGKDLGKETWKGVFRQLVALQMLDSDPENGSLKLNDISWQILRSEKTVSLRRESLSATAVKHVSKKETDAAMQDALRLPDANLLLDLLKMERTRVSREQNIPPYSVLPDKTLLELVAYRPTQKDELCNIHGIGQTKLAMYGDLILTILTNFEAEHGRPNSLPSMPQRAAAKQKKKEAGKAITGTVQKSIDLFKEYGNILRVAEERSLVPGTIYGHIARAVELGEIELAAVTAQLTADEIESVRAEVAAAIGTGTGIKGAHAALHGKYDYGLLRCIAVDLQNSGSEEW